From a region of the Methanoculleus receptaculi genome:
- a CDS encoding BREX protein BrxB domain-containing protein encodes MEWNEMLSGEEKVWFCVYDPSYERNIRARLSEFKIVTEQAKHNWQEVDVTGMFERWLADNEYLEDYFADPSLLKYDLDDFVTCLADHLAERLKDADDSTVVAVIGIGSLYGIVRASAVIDRLIRSTKIPGRLMFFFPGDRDGRNYRLLKARDGWNYLATPIEARE; translated from the coding sequence TTGGAATGGAATGAGATGCTCTCCGGAGAGGAGAAGGTCTGGTTCTGCGTCTACGACCCTTCTTACGAGCGGAATATACGCGCTCGTCTCAGTGAATTTAAGATAGTTACCGAACAGGCCAAGCATAACTGGCAAGAGGTTGACGTCACCGGGATGTTTGAGAGGTGGCTGGCAGATAACGAATACCTTGAGGACTACTTTGCGGATCCGTCCCTTCTAAAGTATGATCTCGATGACTTTGTTACCTGCCTCGCGGATCACCTTGCAGAGAGGTTGAAGGATGCCGACGACTCAACCGTGGTTGCCGTGATCGGCATAGGGAGTCTATACGGAATCGTCCGGGCGAGTGCAGTTATCGATCGATTGATCAGATCTACGAAAATCCCCGGTCGTCTTATGTTCTTCTTCCCCGGCGACAGGGATGGGCGCAATTATCGGCTGCTGAAAGCCCGTGACGGCTGGAACTACCTCGCAACGCCTATTGAGGCGCGAGAGTGA
- a CDS encoding nucleotidyltransferase family protein, with product MPVTLDLIRKKRSRILAIAGRHGATNLRIFGSVARGEAGSESDLDLLVEMEPGRSLLDHIALIQDLEEDLGCRVDVVTEKALKERYRKKILEEVVPL from the coding sequence ATGCCCGTCACGCTGGATCTGATCCGGAAGAAGCGGTCCAGGATTCTCGCAATAGCCGGGCGGCACGGTGCAACCAACCTGCGGATCTTCGGGTCGGTCGCCCGGGGAGAGGCGGGGTCGGAGAGCGATCTCGACCTCCTGGTGGAGATGGAGCCGGGCAGGAGCCTCCTAGACCATATCGCGCTCATCCAGGACCTGGAGGAGGACCTCGGGTGCAGGGTGGATGTGGTGACCGAAAAAGCGCTCAAGGAGCGATACAGAAAGAAGATCCTTGAGGAGGTGGTGCCGCTCTGA
- a CDS encoding M24 family metallopeptidase — translation MDKKTPVPELRDRMERFRDRMDAENPSWEFAAIFGRTNQFYFTGTMQDAVLLIPRRDEPVLWVRRSLERALDESVFPDIRPMKSFRDAAAGMGARPSTVYLDSEKVTLALLERFRKHFPFREVRPLDAQTAKVRAKKSPYEIAIMERAGEIHRHILEDCVPAMLREGMSEAELGGETFALMVREGHHGITRFGGFGTEMVLGQIGFGESSLYPTAFDGPGGCRGVAPGAPVLGSHDRRLAPGDLVFLDCGCGVDGYHTDKTMTYIFGEALPPEAMEAHRRCVEVQDEAASLLRPGVTPSEIYRRIIENLEPGFLENFMGFGNRRVQFLGHGIGLEVDEMPVIAGGFDEPLEEGITIALEPKKGIEGVGMVGIENTFVVTPGGGRSITGRDHGLIPVH, via the coding sequence ATGGATAAAAAGACCCCCGTCCCCGAACTCCGGGATAGAATGGAGCGATTCCGGGACCGTATGGACGCCGAGAACCCCTCATGGGAGTTCGCCGCGATCTTTGGACGGACAAACCAGTTCTACTTCACCGGGACGATGCAGGACGCGGTTCTCCTTATCCCCCGCCGGGACGAACCCGTGCTCTGGGTGCGCCGGAGTCTTGAGCGGGCGCTTGATGAATCAGTCTTCCCCGATATCCGGCCCATGAAGAGTTTCCGCGATGCTGCTGCCGGGATGGGCGCTCGCCCCTCAACGGTCTACCTCGACTCGGAGAAGGTGACACTCGCACTGCTCGAACGCTTCCGCAAACACTTCCCTTTCAGGGAGGTGCGCCCGCTCGATGCGCAGACGGCAAAGGTGCGGGCAAAGAAGAGCCCTTACGAGATCGCCATCATGGAACGGGCGGGAGAGATTCATCGCCACATTCTCGAGGATTGCGTACCGGCGATGCTCAGGGAGGGGATGAGCGAGGCCGAACTCGGTGGCGAGACCTTTGCCCTCATGGTCAGGGAAGGGCACCACGGCATAACCAGGTTCGGGGGCTTCGGGACGGAGATGGTGCTCGGCCAGATCGGGTTTGGCGAGAGTTCGCTCTACCCCACCGCGTTCGACGGTCCGGGCGGGTGCCGCGGGGTCGCTCCCGGCGCACCTGTGCTCGGCAGCCATGACCGGCGGCTTGCACCCGGCGACCTGGTCTTCCTCGACTGCGGTTGCGGGGTGGATGGCTACCACACCGACAAGACCATGACTTACATCTTCGGGGAGGCGCTCCCGCCGGAGGCGATGGAAGCGCACCGGCGTTGCGTTGAGGTACAGGACGAGGCAGCCTCGCTGCTCCGCCCCGGAGTAACGCCGTCAGAGATCTACAGGAGAATAATCGAGAACCTGGAGCCCGGGTTCCTGGAGAACTTTATGGGTTTTGGGAACCGGCGGGTGCAGTTCCTGGGCCACGGCATCGGTCTTGAGGTGGACGAGATGCCGGTGATCGCCGGCGGTTTCGATGAACCGCTCGAAGAGGGTATTACGATCGCCCTCGAACCCAAGAAGGGGATCGAGGGCGTCGGGATGGTGGGGATCGAGAACACGTTTGTTGTCACCCCCGGCGGCGGCAGGTCCATCACCGGGAGAGACCACGGGCTGATCCCGGTCCACTGA
- a CDS encoding PAS domain S-box protein, translating to MSYPEPLRILYIDDEASLLEIARIFLERAGGMAVDTTPDPREALRLIMSDRYDVIVSDYQMPEMDGITLLKEIRGAGSNVPFIIFTGRGREEVVIEALNSGADFYLQKGGDPKSQFFELANAIRQVGGRQKAEAEARRMEGMLHKAERLAHLGSWEFDHRTGELVWSEETYRIFGRDPGDGAPAYDEFLSLVHPGDRASVDATYSASITGGSDGYEIEHRIIRADTGEVRHVVERCEHTLDIFGRPVRSIGMVHDVTDAKEAQERLKESEERVKAKLESILSPEGDIGNLELADITDIPMIQSLLSDFHALTGISVAIIDTHGRVLINAGWQEICAKFHRVHPATLRNCIESDTHLSTGIAPGEAKIYRCKNNLWDVASPIIVGGRHLGNVFMGQFLLKEEEPDYEVFLAQARRHGFDEDAYTAALDAVPRLSRKTVDSAISFLREAAVFISKLSYANITLARSLAERDALVREREETANKLRRAQEIAHLGSWEFDHTTGRLTWSEEAARISGLSPGDYSADDYFELLHPDDRAAVRSLHSRSLTGGSDGYEIEHRIIRADTGEVRYVIERGEHQRDESGRVIRTIGMVHDITDRKLAELEAMRRHEELQAAYEQLTAIEEELRSGFEELSERERQLRESERRLAEIIEFLPDAAFVIDAEGRVITWNRAIERLTGVPKEEMLGRGDYAYAVPFYGEARPILIDYVLKPDEAILNRYEILGREGDLLESETSLARPAGREAILRLRVSPLYNLEGRRAGAIETIREVTEQRRVERELRETAEKMAGIFRAAPIGIGMMVNEIFTEANDRLCEILGYTRDDLIGRHVRLLFPGEDDYEAARREALARVENTGRFTLETVARRGGRTDDLVFLEVSGTPLGQAEVSHGMALTVQDITERKAMEREIEYHARELAQQRNSLAVANKKLTLMNSITRHDVLNQLTVLLGNLSLARMAGPGEDISNYLARVEDAAERIRLQIEFTRDYTDLGVRAPEWQRVSDLIRSASAQGLPVEDETGDLVVYADPMLSTVFSNLMDNTIRHGESATRVRVWSYPGENGDLVLVWEDNGVGIPLEEKERIFERDVGKNTGLGLFLIREILGVTGISITETGTPGKGARFEMRVPHGVYRHAASVDLR from the coding sequence ATGTCGTATCCAGAACCTCTGCGGATCCTCTACATTGATGACGAGGCCTCGCTGCTTGAGATCGCCCGGATCTTCCTTGAGCGGGCGGGCGGGATGGCCGTCGACACCACTCCAGATCCCCGTGAAGCACTCCGCCTGATCATGAGCGATCGCTACGACGTGATAGTCTCAGACTACCAGATGCCGGAGATGGACGGGATCACGCTCCTCAAAGAGATCCGCGGCGCGGGGTCAAACGTCCCGTTCATCATCTTCACCGGCAGGGGACGCGAGGAGGTGGTGATCGAGGCGCTCAACAGCGGCGCTGACTTCTACCTCCAGAAGGGCGGCGACCCGAAATCGCAGTTTTTTGAACTTGCAAACGCTATCAGGCAGGTTGGCGGCAGGCAGAAGGCCGAAGCCGAGGCCCGAAGAATGGAGGGGATGCTGCATAAGGCCGAACGGCTTGCGCATCTCGGGAGCTGGGAGTTTGACCACAGGACGGGGGAGCTGGTCTGGTCCGAGGAGACCTACCGCATCTTCGGGCGCGACCCCGGGGATGGGGCGCCGGCCTATGATGAGTTCCTCTCGCTCGTCCACCCGGGGGATCGCGCCAGTGTCGATGCGACCTACTCCGCCTCGATCACCGGCGGGAGTGACGGCTACGAGATCGAGCACCGGATCATTCGAGCCGATACCGGTGAGGTTCGCCACGTTGTGGAGCGGTGTGAGCACACCCTGGACATCTTTGGGCGGCCCGTCCGCTCAATCGGGATGGTGCACGACGTAACAGATGCAAAGGAGGCTCAGGAGCGTCTAAAGGAGAGCGAGGAGCGCGTAAAGGCTAAACTGGAGAGCATCCTCTCCCCCGAGGGTGATATCGGCAACCTTGAACTTGCCGATATCACCGATATACCCATGATCCAGTCGCTCCTCAGCGATTTCCACGCCCTCACCGGGATCTCGGTCGCCATCATAGATACACATGGCCGGGTGCTGATCAATGCCGGGTGGCAGGAGATCTGTGCAAAGTTTCACCGGGTTCATCCCGCGACGCTTCGAAACTGCATCGAGAGCGACACGCACCTCTCCACAGGGATCGCTCCCGGAGAAGCGAAGATCTACCGCTGCAAAAACAACTTATGGGATGTCGCATCCCCCATCATCGTGGGCGGCAGACACCTTGGCAACGTCTTCATGGGGCAGTTCCTCCTTAAGGAAGAAGAACCGGATTACGAGGTCTTCCTGGCGCAGGCGCGGCGCCACGGGTTTGATGAAGATGCCTACACCGCCGCGCTCGATGCCGTTCCACGGTTGAGCAGAAAGACCGTGGACAGCGCCATCTCCTTCCTGCGTGAGGCTGCCGTATTCATATCTAAGTTGAGTTACGCCAACATCACCCTGGCGAGATCGCTTGCAGAACGCGACGCCCTGGTGAGAGAGCGCGAAGAGACCGCAAATAAGTTGAGACGAGCCCAGGAGATCGCTCACTTGGGCAGCTGGGAGTTCGATCACACCACGGGCCGGTTGACCTGGTCGGAGGAGGCTGCCCGGATCTCTGGTCTTTCCCCCGGCGACTACTCAGCGGATGACTACTTCGAACTGCTTCACCCCGACGATCGCGCCGCGGTCAGGTCGCTGCATTCCAGATCGCTCACCGGCGGGAGTGACGGCTACGAGATCGAGCACCGGATCATTCGAGCCGATACCGGTGAGGTCAGGTACGTCATTGAACGCGGCGAGCACCAGCGCGACGAGTCCGGGCGGGTCATTCGCACAATCGGGATGGTGCACGACATCACAGATCGCAAACTTGCCGAACTTGAGGCGATGCGGCGTCACGAGGAACTGCAGGCGGCATATGAACAACTCACCGCCATCGAGGAGGAGCTCCGGTCAGGTTTTGAGGAACTTAGTGAGCGGGAGCGGCAACTTCGGGAGAGTGAACGCAGGCTTGCCGAGATCATCGAGTTCCTCCCGGACGCAGCCTTTGTCATCGATGCAGAAGGCCGTGTTATCACCTGGAACCGTGCTATCGAGAGGCTCACCGGTGTTCCAAAAGAAGAGATGCTCGGCAGGGGCGATTACGCGTATGCGGTTCCGTTCTACGGCGAGGCGCGCCCCATACTTATCGATTACGTTCTTAAGCCCGATGAAGCCATTCTGAACCGCTACGAGATCCTGGGGCGAGAAGGAGATCTCCTTGAGAGCGAGACATCGCTTGCCCGCCCTGCCGGGAGGGAGGCCATCCTCAGGCTCAGGGTGTCCCCCCTCTACAACCTGGAAGGCAGGCGTGCCGGTGCTATAGAGACGATCCGGGAGGTGACCGAGCAGAGGCGGGTCGAGAGGGAGTTACGGGAGACCGCTGAGAAGATGGCGGGGATCTTCCGTGCTGCTCCCATCGGTATAGGCATGATGGTGAACGAGATCTTCACGGAGGCAAACGATCGCCTCTGCGAGATCCTCGGCTACACCCGCGATGACCTCATCGGTCGGCACGTCAGGCTGCTCTTCCCGGGCGAAGATGATTATGAGGCCGCCAGGCGTGAGGCGCTTGCCCGGGTCGAGAATACCGGGAGGTTTACGCTTGAGACCGTGGCGCGGCGCGGCGGCAGGACCGATGATCTGGTCTTTCTGGAGGTGTCGGGCACCCCTCTCGGCCAGGCGGAGGTCTCTCACGGGATGGCGCTGACCGTCCAGGATATAACCGAGAGAAAGGCCATGGAGCGGGAGATCGAGTATCATGCCCGGGAACTTGCACAGCAGAGGAACAGCCTGGCCGTCGCGAACAAAAAACTCACCCTTATGAACAGCATCACCCGACACGATGTCTTAAACCAGCTAACAGTCCTTCTTGGCAACCTGTCGCTTGCCAGGATGGCCGGTCCCGGGGAGGATATATCGAACTACCTTGCCCGTGTAGAGGACGCCGCCGAGCGGATCCGCCTCCAGATCGAGTTTACGCGGGACTACACCGACCTCGGTGTCCGGGCGCCCGAGTGGCAGCGGGTCTCCGATCTGATCCGCTCCGCGTCCGCACAGGGGCTGCCGGTCGAGGATGAGACGGGAGACCTGGTTGTCTATGCGGATCCAATGCTTTCAACGGTCTTTTCCAACCTGATGGACAACACCATCCGTCACGGTGAGTCGGCTACACGGGTTCGTGTATGGTCGTACCCCGGGGAGAACGGCGACCTTGTCCTTGTCTGGGAGGATAACGGCGTCGGCATTCCGCTGGAGGAAAAGGAGCGGATATTTGAGCGGGATGTAGGTAAGAACACGGGGCTTGGGCTTTTCCTGATCCGCGAGATCCTGGGGGTCACCGGGATCAGCATCACCGAGACCGGGACGCCGGGAAAAGGGGCGCGGTTTGAGATGAGGGTGCCGCACGGGGTCTACCGGCACGCGGCGTCCGTGGATCTCCGGTGA
- a CDS encoding DEAD/DEAH box helicase has translation MARTSAPRPRSAPQTPTAELLDPRVREVVRKRGFTEFSEAQEQSIPRLLAGDNLILVAPTGTGKTESAMLPVFDRLLETPGPGFKALYITPLRSLNRDILARMEWWCRELSLTAGVRHGDTPQNERRKQALNAPDLLITTPESLQALFMGKRLREHLKNVRYVIIDEIHDLAESKRGAQLAVALERLAEYAGEFQRIGLSATVGNPDEIGRFLCGARPFSVVEVPVASNLDITVRFAGEDFGDQVRTVERCLDAPGSTLVFVNTRVTAEALGHSLYSRGDVEVHHGSLSRDVRVDAEERFRRGEIRALIATSSMELGIDIGHIEHVLQFGSPREVSRLVQRVGRAGHRLDAVSRGTVLATGFDDLLESLVIARRAKANECERVVPPAGAADVLANQVAAIAVEYGEIEISRLRKIVERSSIFAGCGSLLDDVCRQMAEHRLIRVEATRVIRTGRARRYLVGNLSMIHDERKMEVFDIVSRRTVGTLDESFVLGWMQTGAVFITKGQLWRVLDMEGGRITVEPAVRVRGEVPSWEGEQIPVPFAVAREVGALRRMRAFGRYSDVPGVIGYAERFMARMDAGNHPVPSDRLITLENADEGVVCNVCGGHKANETLARALSILISARYGTTVGIEVGAYRFLLRLPGNVRALEVQEAMAGIEPEHLAGILRLALKRTALFKWKLVQVAKKFGAIDADADYERFSIHRLIDLFDGTVIAAEAYRELFSNYMDLEAAEEILAGIRDGRIAVTIGRLSPIGSEGLSSSRDTVPPPMIDQAVVATLMRRLEKEEVVLFCMNCRKWKSRTVVERVPDRPQCPLCGARLIAALKPWDEELIPAVTKKKKSEEERAIEVRFLRNANIVLSSGKKAVTALAAKGVGPETASRILATLSEGDAFYREILKAERNYVKTHRFW, from the coding sequence ATGGCACGTACGTCGGCTCCCCGGCCACGCTCTGCCCCGCAGACGCCGACGGCTGAACTCCTCGACCCGCGGGTGCGGGAGGTCGTCCGGAAGCGAGGGTTCACAGAGTTTTCTGAGGCGCAGGAGCAGTCCATTCCGCGGCTTCTTGCCGGGGACAACCTGATCCTGGTGGCGCCGACGGGCACCGGGAAGACCGAGAGCGCGATGCTCCCTGTATTCGACCGGCTCCTCGAGACGCCGGGTCCCGGGTTCAAGGCCCTCTACATAACCCCGCTGCGCTCCCTGAACCGCGACATCCTGGCGCGGATGGAGTGGTGGTGCCGGGAGCTCTCACTCACGGCCGGCGTCCGCCACGGTGACACACCGCAGAACGAGCGGCGTAAACAGGCGCTGAACGCCCCTGACCTGCTCATAACCACGCCGGAGTCGCTGCAGGCGCTCTTCATGGGCAAACGCCTCCGCGAACACCTCAAGAACGTCAGGTATGTCATAATCGACGAGATCCACGACCTCGCCGAGAGCAAACGGGGGGCGCAACTTGCGGTGGCTCTCGAACGTCTGGCCGAGTATGCCGGGGAGTTCCAGAGGATCGGCCTCTCGGCGACCGTGGGGAACCCGGACGAGATCGGCCGGTTCCTCTGCGGCGCACGGCCGTTCTCGGTCGTGGAGGTTCCGGTCGCAAGCAACCTGGATATAACCGTCCGGTTTGCCGGGGAGGACTTCGGAGACCAGGTCAGGACGGTTGAGAGGTGCCTGGACGCCCCGGGCTCCACCCTGGTCTTTGTCAACACACGCGTGACCGCGGAGGCCCTCGGCCACAGCCTCTACTCCAGGGGGGATGTCGAGGTTCACCACGGTTCGCTCTCGCGGGATGTCCGGGTGGACGCCGAGGAGCGGTTCAGGCGCGGGGAGATCCGGGCGCTGATCGCGACCTCCTCGATGGAGCTTGGCATCGATATCGGGCATATCGAGCACGTCCTCCAGTTTGGCTCCCCAAGGGAGGTATCGCGCCTGGTGCAGCGGGTCGGCCGGGCCGGCCACCGTCTCGACGCGGTATCGCGCGGAACCGTTCTTGCGACCGGGTTTGACGACCTCCTGGAGTCGCTTGTGATAGCGCGCCGGGCGAAGGCTAACGAGTGCGAGAGGGTCGTCCCGCCCGCCGGCGCCGCCGATGTGCTTGCAAACCAGGTGGCGGCGATCGCGGTCGAGTACGGCGAGATCGAGATCTCCCGTCTCCGAAAGATTGTGGAGCGGTCGAGCATCTTTGCCGGCTGCGGGTCTCTCCTGGACGACGTATGCCGTCAGATGGCGGAGCACAGGCTGATCCGGGTCGAGGCGACCAGGGTCATCCGGACAGGGCGTGCAAGGCGCTACCTTGTCGGGAACCTCTCGATGATCCATGACGAGCGGAAGATGGAGGTCTTTGATATCGTGTCGCGCAGGACGGTCGGAACCCTGGACGAGTCGTTTGTCCTGGGCTGGATGCAGACCGGCGCGGTCTTCATCACGAAGGGCCAGCTCTGGCGGGTGCTCGATATGGAGGGCGGGAGGATCACGGTCGAACCGGCCGTGAGGGTGAGGGGGGAGGTGCCCTCCTGGGAGGGGGAGCAGATACCGGTGCCGTTTGCGGTCGCCCGCGAGGTCGGGGCGCTCCGGCGGATGCGGGCGTTCGGCCGCTACTCGGACGTTCCGGGGGTGATCGGGTATGCGGAGCGGTTCATGGCCCGGATGGATGCAGGAAACCATCCTGTCCCATCCGATCGGCTCATCACTCTGGAGAACGCTGACGAGGGCGTGGTCTGCAACGTCTGCGGCGGCCATAAGGCGAACGAGACGCTGGCACGGGCTCTCTCGATACTTATTTCGGCCCGCTACGGGACGACCGTCGGGATCGAGGTCGGGGCATACCGGTTCCTACTCCGCCTGCCCGGGAACGTCCGGGCGCTTGAGGTGCAGGAGGCGATGGCGGGGATCGAGCCCGAGCACCTTGCAGGGATACTGAGACTTGCCCTGAAGCGGACGGCGCTCTTCAAGTGGAAACTTGTGCAGGTGGCCAAGAAGTTCGGCGCCATCGATGCGGACGCCGACTACGAGCGGTTCAGCATCCACCGTCTGATCGACCTCTTCGACGGGACGGTCATAGCGGCGGAGGCGTACCGGGAACTCTTCAGCAACTACATGGATCTGGAGGCGGCAGAGGAGATCCTGGCCGGCATACGCGACGGCCGGATTGCGGTCACCATAGGCCGTCTCAGCCCGATCGGGAGCGAGGGGCTCTCGTCGTCCCGGGATACTGTCCCGCCGCCGATGATCGATCAGGCGGTGGTCGCGACGCTCATGCGCAGACTGGAGAAGGAGGAGGTCGTCCTCTTCTGCATGAACTGCCGGAAGTGGAAGAGCCGGACGGTCGTTGAGCGCGTCCCCGACCGGCCGCAGTGCCCCCTCTGCGGCGCTCGCCTGATCGCCGCGCTGAAGCCCTGGGACGAGGAACTCATCCCGGCGGTGACGAAGAAGAAGAAATCGGAGGAGGAGCGGGCGATCGAGGTCCGGTTCCTCCGGAACGCTAACATTGTTCTCTCGAGCGGGAAGAAGGCGGTGACCGCCCTCGCGGCAAAGGGTGTCGGCCCGGAGACGGCGTCGCGGATCCTGGCAACCCTCTCTGAGGGGGATGCCTTTTACCGTGAGATCCTGAAGGCTGAGCGCAACTACGTTAAGACTCACAGGTTCTGGTAG
- a CDS encoding metallophosphoesterase: MRLHFIENGPALLVEQEQRVLVVADLHMGIESGLERCGVHITSRSDARAKRVIACIEETRPDLLLLLGDLKHNVPVTTRQEYRELPRILQSFRELVPIAVTPGNHDGGIDRFLQEGELLPAGGALIDGVGYLHGHTHPAPSLFGRLIILGHHHPVVSLMDSVGCAARAQPAYLYSVFEEPTGVRSRLLFVPAFNELAGGIDVGLLRESGLGPLSRCIDYKNAEVFLADGTYVGSPATLCPADADG, translated from the coding sequence ATGCGCCTACATTTCATTGAGAACGGCCCCGCCCTCCTGGTCGAGCAGGAGCAGCGCGTCCTGGTCGTCGCCGACCTCCACATGGGGATCGAGTCCGGTCTCGAACGCTGCGGAGTTCATATCACGAGCCGGAGCGACGCCCGTGCCAAACGTGTGATCGCCTGCATCGAGGAGACCCGACCCGATCTCCTGCTCCTACTCGGCGATCTCAAGCACAACGTCCCGGTGACAACCCGGCAGGAGTACCGCGAACTTCCGCGCATACTCCAGTCGTTTCGGGAACTCGTCCCTATCGCCGTCACCCCGGGCAACCATGACGGCGGGATCGACCGGTTCCTCCAGGAGGGTGAACTCCTGCCCGCGGGAGGCGCGCTCATAGACGGCGTCGGGTATCTCCACGGCCACACCCATCCTGCCCCCTCTCTTTTTGGCCGCCTCATAATCCTCGGCCACCACCACCCGGTCGTCTCGCTCATGGACTCCGTCGGCTGCGCCGCCCGCGCCCAGCCGGCCTACCTCTACTCGGTATTTGAGGAGCCGACGGGGGTGCGCAGCCGGCTCCTGTTCGTCCCGGCATTCAACGAGCTCGCGGGCGGGATCGATGTCGGGCTGCTGCGGGAGAGCGGGCTTGGCCCCCTCTCGCGCTGCATAGACTATAAGAACGCGGAGGTGTTCCTGGCAGATGGCACGTACGTCGGCTCCCCGGCCACGCTCTGCCCCGCAGACGCCGACGGCTGA
- a CDS encoding replication factor C small subunit has product MEGNHTIWIEKYRPRRLDDIVGQNDIVVRLKSYVKTGNLPHLLFAGSAGVGKTTAAVALAREFFGDSWQTNFREMNASDERGIDVVRTQIKEFARTSPLGGAEFKILFLDEADALTTDAQAALRRTMETYARTCRFILSCNYSSKIIDPIQSRCAIYRFRPLDREAVIEGIGRIAAAEGLTLAEGALDAIVYVAAGDMRKAINALQGAAIISPRIDEKMIYAITATARPDEIDELLDLSIGGRFDEAERALSDLTGVRGIAPNEVLNQCYRALVQRDIDRALKVKLIDAIGEADFRLSEGANSDIQMEALIARFVLAAAGHR; this is encoded by the coding sequence ATGGAAGGCAACCACACCATCTGGATAGAGAAGTACCGGCCCAGACGGCTTGACGATATAGTCGGGCAGAATGATATCGTGGTGCGCCTCAAGTCTTACGTTAAGACCGGCAACCTGCCGCACCTCCTGTTTGCAGGCAGCGCAGGGGTCGGGAAGACCACAGCCGCCGTGGCGCTTGCCAGGGAGTTCTTCGGCGACTCCTGGCAGACGAACTTCCGGGAGATGAACGCCTCCGATGAACGCGGTATCGACGTCGTCAGGACACAGATCAAGGAGTTCGCCAGGACGTCGCCGCTTGGCGGTGCGGAGTTCAAGATACTCTTCCTGGACGAGGCGGACGCGCTCACCACCGATGCGCAGGCGGCTCTCAGGAGGACGATGGAGACCTATGCCCGCACATGCCGGTTCATCCTATCCTGCAACTACTCCTCAAAGATCATCGACCCTATCCAGAGCAGGTGCGCCATATACCGGTTCAGGCCGCTTGACCGGGAGGCGGTCATAGAGGGGATCGGGAGGATTGCCGCGGCCGAGGGGCTCACACTCGCGGAGGGGGCGCTTGATGCCATAGTCTACGTCGCCGCAGGGGATATGAGAAAGGCGATCAACGCTCTGCAGGGCGCTGCCATCATCAGCCCCCGGATCGATGAGAAGATGATCTACGCGATCACCGCGACCGCAAGACCGGACGAGATCGATGAACTCCTGGATCTCTCGATCGGCGGGAGGTTCGACGAGGCGGAGAGGGCCCTCTCCGACCTGACCGGGGTGCGGGGCATAGCCCCAAACGAGGTTCTCAACCAGTGCTATCGGGCGCTCGTCCAGCGCGATATCGACCGGGCGCTCAAGGTGAAACTTATAGACGCCATCGGCGAGGCCGATTTCCGGCTCTCGGAGGGGGCAAACAGCGATATCCAGATGGAAGCGCTGATTGCCCGGTTCGTCCTTGCCGCCGCGGGGCATCGCTGA